Proteins found in one Pocillopora verrucosa isolate sample1 chromosome 12, ASM3666991v2, whole genome shotgun sequence genomic segment:
- the LOC131799872 gene encoding disintegrin and metalloproteinase domain-containing protein 12, with amino-acid sequence MTCLKAAACICGILLLIIYIITKSEGERFKIPGEEMDPSSTKLVYPKRLLRNGDSRECISTKENEDHMSEVSFVIPSHSGEHIVDLHQNKELVPRSFMIRSFEKDGTPVMKTLRPENCHYHGKIRGNEESIAVISTCTGLRGYIDDGKQRLYVEPTTSEVRRGIDEFYRPYFTTAETRYTELMIAVDKNLYNYFGNEEEEVTNRMITLVNAVDKIYSKINIRVVLVALEFWNNGDKIDRNETASVYYDRFAKYRKNILKKTFPDHDNAQLMCNNSWTDAAGMAALYGMCTDDSSGIVAWDHYISVGPWIASAHEMGHNFGMEHDEEIGGCTCLTPRGCIMGGHKTRVAGFSDCSMKSLAKLNDFCLYDRPQAVSL; translated from the exons ATGACTTGCTTGAAAGCCGCGGCGTGCATTTGTGGAATTCTTCTGCTGATTATTTACATCATCACAA AGTCTGAAGGCGAGAGGTTTAAGATTCCCGGAGAGGAAATGGACCCTAGCAGTACAAAACTGGTATATCCCAAAAGACTTTTGAGAAATGGTGATAGCAGAGAATGCATATCTACTAAAGAGAAC GAAGATCACATGAGTGAGGTGAGCTTCGTCATCCCATCCCACAGTGGTGAGCACATTGTTGATCTGCATCAAAACAA GGAACTTGTACCTCGTTCGTTTATGATTAGATCCTTTGAGAAGGACGGTACACCCGTGATGAAAACG TTAAGGCCGGAAAACTGCCATTACCATGGGAAAATCCGAGGCAACGAAGAATCCATCGCCGTAATCAGCACTTGTACTGGATTAAG GGGTTATATTGACGATGGAAAGCAAAGACTATACGTGGAACCCACAACGTCCGAG GTTCGTCGTGGAATTGACGAATTCTATCGTCCTTATTTTACTACGGCGGAGACCAGATACACAGAGCTTATGATAGCCGTGGACAAAAATTTG tacAATTATTTTGGAAACGAAGAGGAAGAAGTAACCAACCGTATGATAACTTTAGTAAATGCTGTGGATAAA ATTTATAGCAAAATAAACATCAGAGTGGTGTTGGTTGCACTGGAATTCTGGAACAATGGAGACAAAATAGACAGAAATGAAACAGCTTCGGTGTACTATGACAGATTCGCAAAATATCGAAAGAACATACTGAAGAAAACCTTCCCTGATCATGATAATGCACAGTTAATGTG CAACAACAGCTGGACTGACGCAGCAGGAATGGCCGCGCTATATGGCATGTGCACTGATGATTCTTCAGGAATAGTTGCG TGGGACCATTATATCTCCGTGGGACCTTGGATAGCCTCAGCCCATGAGATGGGACATAACTTTGGTATGGAACACGATGAAG AAATTGGTGGATGTACTTGTCTGACCCCTAGAGGTTGTATCATGGGAGGACACAA GACTCGCGTTGCAGGATTCTCAGACTGCAGTATGAAAAGTCTCGCAAAGCTGAACGACTTCTGTTTGTACGATCGTCCACAAGCGGTGAGCTTATAG
- the LOC131799843 gene encoding myosin-2 essential light chain-like, with amino-acid sequence MSKISEDEMSEFRDAFTLFDRVGDGKIDPDQIEDMLRAMGLNPLGSDLKQVRDDYKDKRVEFEDWLGVYTQFKSKPEPVREDFIEGFKCYDRDGSGTIDGASLRGLLCLRGDSRLTEDEANELLAPVEDTQKGVINYEEIIKLVMSRPEKIE; translated from the coding sequence ATGTCGAAGATCAGTGAAGACGAAATGAGCGAGTTCAGAGATGCTTTCACTTTGTTCGATCGCGTTGGAGATGGCAAAATTGATCCCGATCAAATTGAAGATATGCTTCGCGCCATGGGATTGAATCCACTAGGATCCGATCTTAAACAAGTGCGGGACGACTATAAGGATAAGAGAGTGGAATTTGAGGATTGGCTTGGAGTCTACACCCAGTTCAAAAGCAAACCAGAGCCAGTCAGGGAGGATTTCATAGAAGGATTCAAATGCTATGATCGCGATGGTTCAGGCACTATTGATGGGGCTTCGCTGAGAGGGCTGCTATGCCTGCGCGGAGACAGCAGACTGACAGAGGATGAAGCAAACGAGTTACTCGCCCCGGTGGAAGATACACAGAAAGGGGTGATAAACTACGAAGAAATCATCAAACTGGTAATGTCCAGGCCAGAGAAGATAGAATGA